A region from the Halobellus litoreus genome encodes:
- a CDS encoding ferredoxin yields MTTEYRVRLDRGACEGVFACLVRDDRFVEAADGLATIEASEGLAAADGGSRSGGDCGPNEHDELVVPFADDRVEAAKQAARACPVDAIEVLTEGDDE; encoded by the coding sequence ATGACTACTGAGTACCGAGTTCGCCTCGACCGAGGCGCTTGCGAGGGCGTCTTCGCCTGCCTCGTCCGCGACGATCGGTTCGTCGAGGCCGCCGACGGGTTGGCGACCATCGAGGCGTCGGAGGGGCTGGCGGCGGCCGATGGCGGCAGTCGGTCCGGCGGCGACTGCGGGCCCAACGAGCACGACGAACTCGTCGTCCCGTTCGCCGACGACCGCGTAGAGGCCGCGAAACAGGCCGCCCGCGCCTGTCCCGTCGACGCAATCGAGGTACTGACGGAGGGTGATGATGAGTGA
- a CDS encoding cobalamin biosynthesis protein: MSDASRTSVTPEPVEDLLSATPATAYFWGRVAGDGELTRDCVTVRAADETAADALAAVAGTARVDHDHRVAARESAHDASIVRFDDEYELQVFGAPADRAAAALGLPIDGQPGGYRFDAFAEYRAQFLRGILEACGTVCFRESSGSVGVSFVHEDEALLRTVRSLLDAAAPHVPTDDLSETSSGGYWFGLADDADTAAFARWTYAGSDDSGLYSTARRGKLRRSVERATGSEVGELSR; the protein is encoded by the coding sequence ATGAGTGACGCGAGTCGGACGTCGGTCACGCCCGAACCGGTCGAGGACCTGCTTTCGGCGACGCCGGCGACGGCGTACTTCTGGGGGCGCGTCGCCGGCGACGGCGAACTGACGCGCGACTGCGTGACCGTCCGCGCGGCAGACGAGACGGCGGCCGACGCGCTGGCTGCGGTCGCCGGGACCGCCCGGGTCGATCACGACCACCGGGTCGCAGCCCGCGAGTCGGCGCACGACGCCTCGATCGTTCGCTTCGACGACGAGTACGAGTTACAGGTGTTCGGCGCGCCGGCCGATCGCGCCGCCGCGGCCCTGGGCCTGCCGATCGACGGCCAGCCGGGCGGGTACCGCTTCGACGCGTTCGCCGAGTACCGCGCGCAGTTCCTCCGGGGGATCCTCGAAGCCTGCGGCACCGTCTGCTTCCGGGAGTCGTCGGGATCGGTCGGCGTGTCGTTCGTCCACGAGGACGAGGCGTTGCTCAGAACCGTTCGCTCGCTGCTCGACGCCGCAGCGCCCCACGTCCCGACTGACGATCTCTCGGAGACGTCCTCGGGCGGCTACTGGTTCGGCCTGGCCGACGACGCGGACACGGCGGCGTTCGCGCGGTGGACGTACGCCGGAAGCGACGACTCCGGGTTGTACTCGACCGCGCGGCGTGGGAAACTCCGCCGAAGCGTCGAGCGGGCTACGGGGAGCGAGGTGGGCGAGCTCTCAAGATGA
- a CDS encoding CbiX/SirB N-terminal domain-containing protein yields the protein MTANARASPDARDDTGVLDDEAVLLVGHGSRREKSNEQVRALAADLEDRLGLPVDAGFLELATPSISDAIAGLAATVSRISVVQLSLFAASHVKNDVPLAVQRARNEHPDVTVHNGAHLGVHPALVDLLDDRAAAVEAELGVDRETDDVAVVLCARGSSDPDANSDAHKLARLLYEGRAFDRVETAFIGVTEPRLEEALHAAAKHRPDAVVVLPYMLGDGVLTGRIREGAAEFDDEYPYVDAAAGDPLGTDGRLLDVLGDRWQEARTESVDMSCDTCKYKVELDGYEADVGGAKATLRALTHQESHADRDDVDDEPHAHDAPAKHVAVCTNQTCAADGAPAVLEGLRQAARDSDACDARITRSSCLGRCGDGPMVAVYPDGVWYGGVDGSDAERIVSSHLDRDRIVSDLVDQVL from the coding sequence ATGACCGCGAACGCCAGAGCCTCGCCGGACGCGCGGGACGACACCGGCGTACTCGACGACGAGGCCGTGTTGCTGGTAGGCCACGGCTCCCGCCGCGAGAAGTCGAACGAACAGGTCCGGGCGCTCGCGGCCGATCTGGAGGATCGACTCGGCCTACCGGTCGACGCCGGCTTTCTGGAACTCGCGACGCCCTCGATATCCGACGCGATCGCCGGGCTCGCGGCGACAGTCTCGCGAATCAGCGTCGTGCAACTGTCGCTGTTCGCCGCGAGCCACGTGAAGAACGACGTCCCGCTGGCGGTCCAGCGAGCCAGGAACGAACACCCCGACGTCACCGTCCACAACGGCGCACACCTCGGCGTCCACCCGGCGCTCGTCGACCTGCTCGACGACCGGGCGGCGGCCGTGGAGGCCGAGTTGGGCGTCGACCGCGAGACCGACGACGTCGCGGTGGTGCTCTGCGCGCGCGGCTCCAGCGATCCGGACGCCAACAGCGACGCGCACAAACTCGCCCGGTTGCTGTACGAGGGCCGGGCCTTCGACCGCGTCGAGACGGCCTTCATCGGCGTCACCGAGCCGCGGTTGGAGGAGGCGCTGCACGCCGCCGCCAAACACCGGCCCGACGCCGTCGTCGTGCTCCCGTACATGCTCGGCGACGGCGTCCTCACCGGGCGGATCCGCGAGGGGGCCGCCGAGTTCGACGACGAGTACCCCTACGTCGACGCGGCGGCCGGCGACCCGCTCGGAACGGACGGCCGGCTGCTGGACGTCCTCGGCGACCGCTGGCAGGAGGCCCGGACGGAAAGCGTCGATATGTCCTGTGACACCTGCAAGTACAAGGTCGAACTCGACGGCTACGAGGCGGACGTCGGCGGCGCGAAAGCGACGTTGCGCGCGCTGACGCATCAGGAGTCGCACGCCGACCGCGACGACGTGGACGACGAGCCACACGCACACGACGCGCCGGCGAAGCACGTCGCGGTGTGTACCAATCAGACGTGCGCCGCCGACGGCGCGCCGGCCGTCCTCGAAGGGTTGCGGCAGGCCGCACGCGATTCCGACGCCTGCGACGCCCGGATCACGCGTTCGTCGTGTCTCGGCCGCTGCGGCGACGGCCCGATGGTCGCCGTCTACCCCGACGGCGTCTGGTACGGCGGCGTCGACGGGAGCGACGCGGAGCGAATCGTCTCGTCCCACCTCGATCGGGACCGCATCGTCTCGGACCTCGTCGACCAAGTGTTATAA
- a CDS encoding DUF3209 family protein: MSCHEIEALRLGLMNVLGTEDRSAREHAEKELEGHLDGPIEALANAETLSEIERHLDAALVDLEAEVAATDPDDPAYGYVRGRLVAVRDAERAVHRLTDQGESVLDGLGEAHDVLHETFPVEE; the protein is encoded by the coding sequence ATGAGCTGTCACGAAATCGAAGCCCTACGACTCGGACTGATGAACGTGCTCGGAACGGAAGATCGAAGCGCTCGCGAGCACGCGGAGAAGGAACTGGAGGGCCACCTCGACGGCCCGATCGAAGCCCTCGCGAACGCGGAGACGCTCTCGGAGATCGAGCGACACCTCGACGCGGCGCTCGTGGACCTAGAGGCGGAAGTCGCCGCGACCGATCCCGACGACCCGGCGTACGGCTACGTCCGCGGGCGACTCGTCGCCGTTCGCGACGCCGAACGCGCGGTGCACAGGCTGACCGATCAGGGCGAGAGCGTCCTCGACGGACTTGGCGAGGCACACGACGTGCTGCACGAGACGTTCCCCGTCGAGGAGTAG
- a CDS encoding (2Fe-2S) ferredoxin domain-containing protein codes for MRSRTEDVVDDDFAAHVLVCTHVRDSEYACCADVQGRNVYEAVKTWLRDRDVFWSRVRVAETSCLGLCSAEGTAVAIHPRNRWYSDVVPDDVPALLEAEFGAGASRLNDPR; via the coding sequence ATGCGGTCGAGAACCGAAGACGTCGTCGACGACGACTTCGCCGCTCACGTGCTCGTCTGCACGCACGTGCGGGACTCGGAGTACGCCTGCTGTGCGGACGTACAGGGCCGCAACGTGTACGAGGCGGTCAAAACGTGGCTGCGCGACCGCGACGTCTTCTGGTCGCGCGTCCGCGTCGCCGAGACGAGTTGTCTCGGCCTGTGCAGCGCCGAGGGGACCGCGGTCGCGATCCACCCCCGAAACCGCTGGTACTCCGACGTCGTCCCCGACGACGTGCCGGCGCTGCTCGAAGCCGAGTTCGGCGCGGGCGCGTCGCGGTTGAATGATCCGCGATAG
- a CDS encoding CbtA family protein yields the protein MLVAYLTRGVKAGVVAGLAFGLLLALVANPLVAFADELGHEGGEAVGEPATGGHHDAGGGHHHDAGGGHHSDVGSGHHETAVPAAVTNAVSVLSGVLWGVLLGGVVFGFAFYLLEPAIPGAERSKSYLLAAAGFVTVSGAPWLVLPPQPPGVSQSLPTETRTLLYAGMMVAGALVCLLSGYAYQRLREAHGRGATVLAAVLPFGLLAVPAAFAPANPVESALPSDLATGLVGMTVFGQALLWALLAAAHARFRRRSVGDRSSEVASARSDAPAAAD from the coding sequence ATGCTCGTCGCTTACCTGACTCGGGGCGTGAAAGCCGGCGTGGTCGCCGGACTGGCGTTCGGCCTGCTGCTGGCGCTCGTGGCCAACCCGCTCGTCGCGTTCGCCGACGAACTCGGCCACGAGGGCGGCGAAGCCGTCGGCGAGCCCGCGACCGGCGGGCACCACGACGCAGGGGGTGGTCACCACCACGATGCCGGCGGCGGCCACCACAGTGACGTCGGGAGCGGGCACCACGAGACCGCGGTTCCCGCAGCGGTCACGAACGCCGTGAGCGTCCTCTCCGGCGTGCTCTGGGGAGTCCTCCTCGGCGGCGTCGTCTTCGGCTTCGCCTTCTACCTCCTCGAACCAGCGATTCCGGGGGCCGAGAGGTCGAAGAGCTACCTCCTGGCGGCGGCCGGGTTCGTCACCGTTTCGGGCGCGCCGTGGCTCGTCCTCCCGCCGCAGCCGCCCGGAGTCTCGCAATCGCTGCCCACGGAGACCCGAACACTCCTCTACGCCGGGATGATGGTCGCCGGGGCGCTGGTCTGTCTGCTCTCGGGGTACGCGTACCAGCGGCTCCGAGAAGCGCACGGACGGGGGGCCACCGTCCTCGCGGCCGTGCTCCCGTTCGGTCTCTTGGCCGTCCCCGCCGCGTTCGCTCCCGCGAACCCGGTCGAGAGCGCGCTCCCCTCCGACCTGGCGACGGGGCTCGTCGGGATGACCGTGTTCGGACAGGCGCTGCTCTGGGCGTTGCTCGCCGCGGCACACGCGCGGTTCCGTCGGCGCTCTGTCGGGGACCGATCGTCAGAGGTCGCGAGCGCGCGCTCGGACGCGCCGGCCGCGGCGGACTGA
- a CDS encoding CbtB domain-containing protein, with amino-acid sequence MAATTDTVHGRIEGIRIELTPTQLAVGLALVAALGFALLFVQEPMLHDSMHNFRHAAGITCH; translated from the coding sequence ATGGCGGCAACCACTGACACCGTTCACGGCCGAATCGAAGGGATCCGAATCGAGCTGACGCCGACGCAACTCGCCGTCGGACTCGCGCTCGTCGCCGCGCTCGGATTCGCACTCCTGTTCGTTCAAGAACCGATGCTGCACGACTCGATGCACAACTTCCGGCACGCCGCGGGCATCACCTGCCACTGA